From a region of the Nonlabens dokdonensis DSW-6 genome:
- a CDS encoding M1 family metallopeptidase yields MKKIALLFTAAILLVSCNSSKNVVATQNASSSNYWQQHVNYDMDVDMDVDRYQYTGKQTLVYTNNSPETLDRVYYHLFFNAFQPGSEMDVRSRTIADPDRRVGSRIAGLEPNEIGYLHVSNMTQDGKSVVTNEEGTILVVKLNKALAPGESTTLELDFNGQVPKQIRRSGRNNSEGVALSMTQWFPKMAEFDKYGWNTSPYIAREFHGVWGDFDVKLTIDREYTVGGTGYLQNPKEIGHGYDKANSGPAKGEDGKLTWHFKAPQVHDFAWGADKDFIHDIYKGANGVDLHFFYKDNDAIKKNWKELQPVTNEFLKFFNKNVGEYPYKQYSVIQGGDGGMEYAMCTLITGERSFGSLAGVTAHEFAHTWFNHVLATNESKDEWMDEGFTTYISNLAMNEVFKQGNDNPNGRSYQGYIGLAKSGKEQPQTTHADRYEYNGAYGTSAYSKGAVFMAQLGYVVGEEVRDDIIKEYYNTWKFKHPDPNDFKRVAERVSGFDLEWYLRDWTMTTNTIDYSIEDMSNVDGKNIISLKRIGLMPMPLDVEVTMNDGSTKMYYIPLEEMRGEKAVGSSVTTLDDWAWAYPTYELVLDGINMENIKSVTIDPNEMMADINKENNTWQLEE; encoded by the coding sequence ATGAAAAAAATCGCTTTGTTATTTACAGCTGCTATTTTATTAGTCAGTTGTAATTCTTCTAAAAATGTAGTCGCTACACAAAATGCTAGTTCAAGTAATTACTGGCAACAACATGTCAACTATGACATGGATGTAGATATGGACGTAGATCGTTATCAGTACACCGGTAAACAAACCTTAGTGTACACTAACAATTCTCCAGAAACGCTAGATCGTGTTTATTATCATTTGTTTTTTAATGCCTTCCAGCCAGGAAGTGAAATGGACGTGCGTTCTCGCACTATTGCAGATCCTGATAGACGTGTAGGTTCTCGTATTGCTGGCTTAGAACCAAATGAGATAGGTTACTTGCACGTGAGCAATATGACACAAGATGGAAAATCTGTTGTTACAAATGAAGAAGGAACTATTCTAGTTGTAAAACTGAATAAAGCTCTAGCGCCAGGTGAGTCTACTACTTTAGAACTAGATTTTAATGGTCAGGTTCCTAAACAAATAAGAAGAAGTGGACGTAATAACAGTGAAGGCGTTGCTCTTTCTATGACACAATGGTTTCCTAAAATGGCCGAGTTTGATAAATACGGTTGGAATACATCGCCTTATATAGCACGTGAGTTTCATGGTGTTTGGGGAGATTTTGATGTGAAGCTTACCATAGATAGAGAATACACCGTAGGTGGAACTGGTTACCTTCAAAATCCTAAAGAAATAGGTCATGGTTATGATAAGGCAAACTCAGGTCCTGCAAAAGGAGAAGATGGTAAGTTAACCTGGCATTTTAAAGCACCTCAAGTACATGATTTTGCATGGGGCGCAGACAAAGATTTTATACACGATATCTATAAAGGAGCAAATGGTGTTGATCTTCACTTTTTCTATAAAGACAATGACGCTATAAAAAAGAACTGGAAAGAATTACAACCAGTAACAAATGAGTTTTTAAAATTCTTTAATAAAAATGTAGGGGAATATCCATACAAACAATACTCTGTGATCCAAGGTGGTGATGGTGGTATGGAGTATGCGATGTGTACGTTAATAACTGGAGAACGTTCTTTTGGAAGTCTTGCTGGAGTTACAGCTCATGAATTTGCGCACACTTGGTTCAATCATGTACTTGCTACAAATGAATCAAAAGATGAATGGATGGACGAAGGTTTTACCACTTACATCTCTAATCTAGCAATGAACGAAGTTTTTAAACAAGGAAATGATAATCCTAATGGAAGGTCTTATCAAGGCTACATAGGTCTTGCAAAATCTGGTAAAGAGCAACCACAAACTACTCATGCAGATCGTTATGAATACAATGGAGCTTATGGAACCAGTGCCTATTCTAAAGGAGCTGTTTTTATGGCACAATTAGGTTATGTAGTAGGTGAAGAAGTACGTGATGATATCATCAAGGAATATTATAACACTTGGAAATTCAAACATCCAGATCCTAACGATTTTAAAAGAGTTGCAGAGCGTGTAAGTGGATTTGATCTAGAATGGTATTTAAGAGACTGGACCATGACTACAAACACTATTGATTATTCCATTGAAGATATGAGTAATGTAGACGGTAAAAACATCATTTCTCTCAAAAGAATAGGATTGATGCCTATGCCACTAGATGTAGAAGTTACCATGAACGATGGAAGTACAAAGATGTATTACATTCCCCTAGAAGAAATGAGAGGAGAAAAAGCAGTAGGAAGCAGTGTTACAACGCTTGATGATTGGGCTTGGGCATATCCTACATATGAACTAGTTCTAGACGGTATCAATATGGAAAATATTAAAAGCGTTACCATAGATCCTAATGAAATGATGGCCGATATCAATAAAGAAAACAACACCTGGCAATTGGAAGAGTAA
- a CDS encoding TonB-dependent receptor — translation MKTLITFLTFFFSYITFAQTTISGVIYDEQNEPVMGVNVYLEGTYDGTTTDIDGKFSFTTEETANGKLIASYIGYEDYKLEAPINEMVGLKLRFRESMNALNTVVLSAGSFSAGDSSKASVLKPLDIVTTAGAVGDFVGALQTLPGTSNNADDGRLFVRGGSADETQIFIDGSRVFRPFSPTTGNIPTRGRFSPFLFDGITFSTGGYSAEYGDALSSVLLLNTTDFPKEEKTDIGIMSVGGNIGNTQIWGKNSLSVNAQYINLAPYNELIPQNNRFEKPFQSINGEAVYRREFDKGLFKAYSAYSYSDFAIIQEDIDVEEGFYFGLRNRNYYGNLNYNGYLSDSWKIETGVSLAHDNNDVNVATTKIKAVENALHAKLKLQKRYNNYFKLNMGVEQFVINYNEDIQLETEAFETGINHGITGTFTEAEVFASKDLAFKAGIRGDYYGASDQFRVSPRLSAAISINPASQFSLAYGNFYQSAQNNVQQYDENLKPENAQHYIANFLFKKNNRMLRAEAYYKKYDQLLTYDTQRVQFDSDLGNDGSGYAAGLDLFWRDETSIKNLDYWVSYSYLDTKRQFRNFPVEATPNFATDHNFSLVTKYWIEDWQSQIGATFNYSSGRPFTNANETGFLNDRTSSFQSLDFNWAYLIDQQKILYFSVSNVLGRDNVFGYQYSNTADVQGQFNRREIGQAADRFFFVGFFWTIGGSDNQLDNL, via the coding sequence ATGAAAACGCTTATTACATTTCTTACATTTTTCTTCAGTTACATCACTTTTGCGCAAACCACTATCTCAGGAGTAATTTATGATGAACAAAACGAGCCAGTTATGGGCGTGAATGTTTATCTAGAAGGAACTTATGATGGTACTACTACAGATATAGATGGAAAATTCTCCTTCACTACAGAAGAAACGGCAAACGGTAAATTAATCGCAAGTTATATAGGTTATGAAGATTATAAGCTAGAAGCACCTATTAATGAAATGGTTGGATTGAAGTTACGCTTTCGCGAAAGCATGAACGCATTAAACACTGTTGTCTTAAGTGCGGGAAGTTTTAGTGCAGGAGATAGTTCTAAAGCTAGTGTATTAAAACCACTTGATATTGTAACGACAGCAGGAGCAGTAGGCGATTTTGTTGGTGCGCTACAAACACTTCCAGGAACTTCTAATAATGCAGACGATGGCCGCCTTTTTGTACGCGGTGGTAGTGCAGATGAAACTCAAATATTCATTGATGGTAGCCGAGTTTTCAGACCATTTTCTCCTACCACAGGAAATATCCCTACACGAGGTCGGTTTTCTCCATTTCTTTTTGATGGTATCACCTTTTCTACTGGTGGTTATAGTGCCGAGTACGGCGATGCGCTTTCTAGTGTGTTACTTCTCAATACTACCGATTTTCCTAAAGAAGAAAAAACGGATATAGGAATCATGAGCGTAGGTGGCAACATCGGTAACACCCAAATTTGGGGTAAAAATAGCTTGAGTGTGAATGCACAATACATCAATCTAGCGCCATACAATGAGTTGATCCCACAAAACAATCGTTTTGAAAAACCTTTCCAAAGCATTAATGGAGAAGCAGTTTACAGACGCGAGTTTGATAAAGGACTATTTAAAGCTTATAGCGCCTATTCTTATAGTGATTTTGCGATCATTCAAGAAGATATTGATGTAGAAGAAGGATTCTATTTTGGTTTAAGAAATAGAAATTATTACGGTAATTTAAATTATAATGGTTATTTATCTGACAGCTGGAAAATAGAAACTGGTGTAAGTCTCGCTCACGATAATAACGACGTTAACGTGGCAACCACAAAAATTAAAGCGGTAGAAAACGCATTACATGCAAAACTTAAACTTCAAAAACGTTATAACAATTACTTTAAACTCAACATGGGCGTGGAGCAATTTGTAATCAATTATAATGAAGACATCCAGCTAGAAACAGAAGCTTTTGAAACAGGAATCAATCACGGTATCACAGGAACATTTACAGAGGCTGAGGTTTTTGCATCTAAAGATCTCGCATTTAAAGCTGGAATACGTGGTGATTATTATGGAGCCAGCGATCAATTTAGAGTATCACCACGATTAAGTGCTGCTATAAGTATCAATCCAGCATCTCAATTTTCTCTGGCTTATGGTAATTTTTATCAAAGTGCACAAAACAACGTACAGCAATACGACGAAAACCTAAAACCTGAAAACGCCCAACATTACATCGCCAACTTCTTATTTAAAAAGAACAATCGCATGTTGCGAGCAGAGGCGTATTATAAAAAGTACGATCAGTTACTTACTTATGACACGCAACGTGTTCAATTTGATAGTGACCTCGGTAATGATGGTAGCGGTTATGCAGCTGGACTGGATTTGTTCTGGAGAGATGAGACCTCGATTAAGAACCTTGATTATTGGGTGAGTTATTCTTATCTGGATACCAAAAGACAGTTTCGTAATTTTCCTGTGGAGGCGACTCCTAATTTTGCTACCGACCATAATTTTAGCCTCGTTACTAAATATTGGATAGAAGACTGGCAGTCACAAATAGGCGCTACTTTCAATTACTCTAGCGGTCGTCCTTTTACCAATGCAAATGAGACCGGTTTTTTAAACGATAGAACAAGTTCTTTTCAAAGCCTGGATTTCAATTGGGCTTACCTGATCGACCAGCAAAAGATCTTGTACTTCTCGGTTTCAAATGTATTGGGTAGAGATAATGTTTTCGGTTATCAATATAGCAACACAGCAGATGTTCAAGGGCAGTTCAACCGTCGCGAGATAGGTCAGGCGGCAGATCGTTTTTTCTTCGTGGGCTTCTTTTGGACCATCGGCGGCAGCGATAACCAGTTGGATAATTTATAA
- a CDS encoding alpha-2-macroglobulin family protein — protein MKKALLFMFSLVVLASCNTKTNEEKLQEHQNEFFKFREHISQVSDDVISTREPITIKLTEPVEGWTTGKELDNSLISLSPDVSGKLTALDAQTVSFLPEKPLKQDAEYSVSFNLSKVKKVEKDLEEFTFRFKTIAQDYIVSTQPVGSYEGDYQYVTGAIKSSDIMELENAKQIVTAKLKGKELPLKFESSIALGKYFEFKIDSIQRPIEDEKVEISWNGKSIGVDSKGNNTITLPGKNSFSVTDIELVNGDAQYILINFSDPLKTSQNLDGMIQIEGVDKMKFESKGNELKVYPSKTVTGSKKVEVFTGITSIDGYKLKNGFSSYIAFEQVNPEVKLVRSGTILPSSQNSKINFKAVNLNAVDVWVYKIYSNNVLQFLQNNNLDSSGRMRNVGRPVARKVVDLKATGNDVNRWNTYSVDLNEVIATDPGAIYRVEFKYKLAYSAYKCEYTPENQPEIEEVDFDDSFEASNWDGAQNYYYDDEYGYYDYNWRDREDPCTHSFYRNKKVSTNVLASDLGITVKRGEGNGYLIAVNNIITTKPLGGAQATLFNFQQQEIASSRTNNQGLLDIKLDNPAFFAKVTYNNQHGYVRLDDGNALSVSKFDTSGKRLKKGIKGYIYGERGVWRPGDHIYLTFMLNDADNKLPNGHPIKLELRNANGKITHKEVQKNGLNNFYQFDLKTDDNAPTGNWNAKVEVGGVTFNKTLKIETIKPNRLKVKLDFDEEIIKSGQNVKGSLNAMWLHGATAKGLKANVTAKYYATTTKFKKYDSYVFDDPSRFFDLQESEVFDGNLDQSGDATFNFEPNMDSEAPGMLKASFLTKVYENGGDFSTNVTTKTYSPYDTYVGIDVPPGDKQRGMLLTDTDHNFDVVTLDQNGNPKATKELEVKVYKVNWRWWWQSQSGSLSRYEAREYRQQVYSNTINTNSNGKGNFKFSLKYPEWGRYLVRVYDPESGHSTGKIIYVDWPGWAGKSRKVDPEMASMLIFNADKKTYKVGENAKITFPSSAGGRALITVENGTEVLDAQWAETTDKQTQVTIPLNNLYVPNVYVHITYLQKHAQTANDLPLRMYGVIPLLVENEATHLEPEIKMPKELAPKTSAKITVSEKNNKAMTYTLAVVDEGLLDLTNFKTPDAWDTFFAREALGVKTWDIFDDVIGAYGGRIDAAFAIGGDGSAAASKAKKANRFKPMVIHLGPFTLKAGESKTHTIDIPQYVGSVRTMVVAGNDRSEAYGSAEIATPVKKPLMMLASLPRKLSPGETVKLPVTVFAMDDKVKDVKVTLENSPFFELLNGNTQDLKFTETGDQIAYFDVKVKEATGIAQLKLSAKGNGEAAAYETEIDLVNPNPYSTISEKAIVKPGETATISINPFGTKGTNSSTVTFSSLPPMDLGRRLNYLIRYPHGCVEQTASAAFPQLHLASVVDLNSNQQKQISHNIKAAINKLGYYQKANGGFSYWPGSGSVNDWGTTYAGHFMIEAETAGYTVPISFKSNWIAYQKRVAKQWRYNDRNDLYQAYRLYSLAVAGAPDLSSMNRLRENANLSNDSKLRLAAAYALVGQNKAAEELLSKSNIDFQPNRYDYRTYGSPQRNRAMALETYTIMKKDERARQIMEELAKNLDSDRYYNTQALAYSFIAISKYANHVGGKGVNVSYTFNGKTTTVSSAKSLANRDLDIDEKATSFTVTNTGDNMIFITNAMTGKLPVGNEKTAQSKLNATITYVDKEGKTVNVSKVNQGTELTAITTITNTTGSRIEDVALTQILPSGWEIVNTRFTDYGAEEANTSIEYTDIKDDRVNYYFDLKARETLTFKTTINASYLGRYYLPGIQCEAMYDADYIVRNKGQWIEVVR, from the coding sequence ATGAAAAAAGCACTTTTATTTATGTTTTCGCTAGTTGTTCTAGCTTCCTGCAACACAAAAACTAATGAAGAAAAACTTCAAGAACACCAAAATGAATTTTTCAAATTTAGGGAACATATTAGTCAGGTTTCTGATGATGTGATCTCGACTAGAGAACCTATCACTATCAAATTGACAGAACCTGTTGAAGGTTGGACTACAGGAAAAGAGTTGGATAATAGTTTAATAAGCCTGAGCCCTGATGTTTCAGGAAAATTGACTGCTTTAGATGCGCAAACGGTTTCCTTTTTACCTGAGAAACCACTGAAACAAGACGCTGAATACTCGGTAAGTTTTAATCTTTCAAAAGTTAAGAAGGTAGAAAAGGATTTAGAGGAGTTTACTTTTAGATTCAAAACGATTGCTCAAGATTATATTGTGAGCACGCAGCCTGTAGGTTCTTATGAAGGAGATTATCAATACGTTACTGGAGCCATTAAATCCAGTGATATCATGGAGCTGGAAAATGCAAAGCAAATTGTAACAGCAAAATTAAAGGGTAAAGAGCTGCCACTAAAATTTGAAAGCTCAATTGCTTTAGGTAAGTATTTTGAATTTAAAATCGATAGTATCCAGCGTCCTATAGAAGATGAAAAAGTAGAGATTTCATGGAACGGTAAAAGCATAGGAGTAGATAGCAAAGGAAATAATACAATTACACTTCCAGGTAAAAATAGTTTTTCAGTTACGGACATTGAATTAGTAAATGGAGATGCACAATATATCTTGATCAACTTTTCAGATCCATTAAAAACGTCTCAAAACCTGGATGGAATGATCCAGATAGAAGGTGTTGATAAAATGAAATTTGAAAGTAAAGGAAATGAGTTAAAAGTATATCCATCAAAAACGGTCACTGGATCTAAAAAAGTGGAGGTATTTACGGGAATCACCAGTATAGATGGCTATAAGTTAAAAAATGGATTCTCTAGTTATATAGCTTTTGAGCAAGTTAATCCAGAAGTGAAACTAGTGAGATCTGGTACTATATTACCATCTTCTCAAAATTCTAAAATCAATTTTAAAGCGGTTAATCTTAATGCTGTTGATGTTTGGGTTTATAAAATTTATAGCAATAATGTCTTACAGTTTTTGCAGAACAATAATTTAGATTCTTCTGGACGCATGAGAAACGTAGGAAGACCAGTTGCTCGTAAAGTGGTGGATCTTAAAGCTACAGGAAATGATGTCAACAGATGGAATACCTATTCTGTTGATTTAAATGAAGTCATCGCCACAGATCCTGGTGCTATTTATAGAGTAGAATTCAAGTACAAATTAGCTTACAGTGCTTACAAATGTGAGTACACTCCAGAAAATCAACCAGAGATTGAAGAAGTAGATTTTGACGATTCTTTTGAAGCTAGTAATTGGGATGGCGCTCAAAATTACTATTATGATGATGAGTACGGTTATTATGATTACAACTGGAGAGATCGCGAAGATCCATGTACTCATTCTTTTTATAGAAATAAAAAAGTAAGTACAAATGTGCTTGCTAGTGATTTAGGAATAACAGTAAAAAGAGGTGAAGGAAACGGTTATTTAATTGCGGTTAATAATATCATTACGACAAAACCTTTAGGTGGCGCTCAAGCAACACTATTCAATTTTCAACAACAAGAAATAGCTAGTTCGCGTACTAATAATCAAGGTCTATTAGATATCAAATTAGATAATCCAGCATTTTTTGCAAAGGTTACTTATAACAATCAGCATGGATATGTACGATTAGATGATGGTAATGCACTTTCAGTAAGTAAGTTCGATACTTCTGGAAAACGACTGAAGAAAGGAATCAAAGGCTATATCTATGGCGAGCGTGGCGTGTGGCGTCCTGGAGATCATATTTATCTAACTTTCATGCTCAACGATGCCGATAATAAATTACCTAACGGTCATCCTATCAAGTTAGAATTAAGAAACGCTAATGGAAAAATTACTCATAAAGAAGTTCAAAAAAATGGGTTGAATAATTTCTATCAATTTGATCTGAAAACAGATGATAATGCACCTACAGGAAATTGGAACGCTAAAGTAGAAGTAGGTGGCGTTACTTTTAATAAAACATTGAAGATTGAAACTATTAAACCTAATCGCTTAAAAGTAAAACTAGATTTTGATGAAGAGATTATCAAATCTGGACAGAACGTAAAAGGTTCTTTAAATGCGATGTGGTTGCACGGCGCAACTGCCAAAGGTCTTAAAGCAAACGTTACTGCAAAGTATTATGCAACGACCACTAAATTCAAGAAATACGACAGCTATGTTTTTGACGATCCTTCTAGATTTTTTGATCTTCAAGAATCCGAAGTTTTTGATGGAAACCTAGATCAAAGTGGCGACGCTACATTCAATTTTGAACCCAATATGGATTCTGAAGCTCCTGGAATGTTAAAAGCCAGTTTCCTAACTAAAGTGTATGAAAACGGAGGCGATTTCAGTACTAATGTAACAACTAAGACCTATTCTCCATATGATACTTATGTAGGTATAGACGTGCCACCAGGAGATAAGCAACGTGGCATGTTATTAACAGACACGGACCATAATTTTGACGTGGTAACTTTAGATCAAAATGGTAATCCTAAAGCAACTAAAGAGCTAGAAGTAAAAGTCTATAAGGTGAACTGGAGATGGTGGTGGCAATCACAGTCTGGAAGCCTTTCTAGATATGAAGCCAGAGAATACCGTCAGCAAGTGTATAGCAATACTATAAATACCAATTCTAACGGAAAAGGGAATTTTAAATTCTCACTTAAATATCCAGAATGGGGAAGATATCTGGTACGCGTTTATGATCCTGAATCAGGACATTCTACTGGGAAAATTATTTATGTAGACTGGCCAGGATGGGCAGGAAAAAGCCGTAAAGTAGATCCAGAAATGGCTTCTATGCTCATTTTCAATGCTGATAAGAAAACCTACAAGGTAGGAGAAAACGCAAAAATTACATTCCCATCTAGTGCTGGTGGACGTGCGTTGATTACTGTAGAAAATGGTACTGAAGTTCTTGATGCACAATGGGCAGAAACTACAGATAAGCAAACTCAAGTAACCATACCGCTCAATAACCTCTACGTTCCTAATGTTTATGTACATATTACCTATCTACAAAAACATGCACAAACAGCAAACGATTTACCGTTGAGAATGTATGGTGTGATACCATTATTAGTAGAGAATGAGGCAACACATCTTGAGCCAGAAATTAAGATGCCTAAAGAACTCGCACCTAAAACCAGTGCAAAGATTACAGTAAGTGAGAAAAACAACAAAGCCATGACCTACACACTAGCTGTTGTAGATGAAGGTTTGCTGGACCTCACTAATTTCAAAACGCCTGATGCCTGGGATACGTTCTTTGCTCGTGAAGCTTTAGGAGTAAAAACTTGGGATATTTTTGATGATGTGATCGGTGCATATGGTGGTCGAATTGACGCCGCTTTTGCGATAGGTGGTGATGGAAGCGCAGCAGCTTCTAAAGCCAAAAAAGCCAACCGTTTCAAACCTATGGTCATTCATTTAGGTCCATTTACTTTAAAAGCAGGTGAGAGCAAAACACATACGATAGACATTCCGCAATATGTTGGTTCTGTACGTACGATGGTAGTAGCTGGTAATGATCGCTCTGAAGCTTACGGTAGTGCCGAAATTGCGACTCCAGTAAAAAAGCCGCTCATGATGCTTGCCTCGCTTCCGCGAAAGCTGTCTCCTGGAGAAACAGTAAAATTACCGGTAACTGTTTTTGCAATGGATGATAAGGTAAAGGACGTAAAAGTGACTCTGGAAAACTCACCGTTCTTTGAATTATTGAATGGTAATACTCAAGATTTAAAGTTCACAGAAACTGGCGATCAGATTGCCTACTTTGATGTAAAAGTCAAGGAAGCAACTGGAATTGCACAACTGAAACTTTCTGCAAAAGGAAACGGAGAAGCAGCTGCTTATGAGACAGAAATTGATTTAGTAAATCCTAATCCGTATAGTACGATTTCTGAAAAAGCTATCGTAAAACCTGGCGAGACAGCGACTATTTCAATCAATCCTTTTGGAACTAAAGGAACTAATTCATCTACCGTGACTTTTTCTAGTTTGCCACCTATGGATTTAGGGCGTAGATTGAACTATTTGATTCGTTATCCGCATGGTTGTGTAGAGCAAACGGCTAGTGCGGCTTTTCCACAACTGCATCTTGCTAGCGTGGTAGATTTAAATAGCAATCAGCAAAAGCAAATTAGTCACAATATTAAAGCGGCGATCAATAAGTTGGGTTATTATCAGAAAGCAAATGGTGGTTTCTCTTACTGGCCGGGCAGCGGTAGTGTGAACGATTGGGGAACAACTTATGCTGGTCACTTTATGATCGAGGCAGAAACTGCAGGTTATACCGTTCCTATTTCATTCAAGTCTAACTGGATCGCTTATCAAAAAAGAGTGGCAAAACAATGGCGTTATAATGATCGCAATGATTTATATCAAGCCTACAGATTGTATTCTCTAGCAGTGGCAGGAGCTCCAGATTTATCTTCTATGAACCGTTTACGCGAAAACGCAAACCTATCTAACGATAGTAAGTTAAGACTAGCTGCGGCCTATGCATTAGTAGGACAGAACAAGGCGGCAGAAGAACTTCTATCAAAGAGTAATATAGATTTCCAACCTAATCGTTATGACTATAGAACTTATGGTTCTCCACAACGTAATCGTGCGATGGCATTAGAAACCTACACGATCATGAAAAAGGATGAGCGTGCGAGACAAATCATGGAAGAATTAGCAAAAAACCTAGATTCTGATCGTTATTACAATACGCAAGCACTGGCTTATAGTTTTATTGCCATCAGCAAATATGCAAATCATGTAGGAGGAAAAGGAGTCAACGTGAGCTATACTTTTAATGGTAAAACAACTACTGTTTCCAGTGCTAAAAGTTTGGCAAACCGCGATCTGGATATTGATGAAAAAGCTACTTCTTTTACGGTAACGAACACAGGTGATAACATGATTTTTATAACCAATGCAATGACTGGTAAATTGCCTGTTGGAAATGAAAAAACAGCTCAGAGTAAATTGAATGCCACGATCACTTATGTAGACAAAGAAGGAAAAACAGTCAACGTGAGTAAAGTAAATCAAGGAACAGAACTTACTGCGATCACTACGATTACAAATACCACTGGTTCTAGAATAGAAGATGTCGCACTGACTCAAATCTTGCCTTCTGGTTGGGAAATAGTCAATACTAGATTCACAGATTACGGCGCTGAAGAAGCAAATACCAGCATCGAATACACCGATATAAAAGATGATCGTGTCAACTACTATTTTGATTTAAAAGCTAGAGAAACACTCACTTTTAAAACAACGATCAATGCCAGTTATCTAGGAAGGTATTACCTACCGGGCATACAATGTGAAGCCATGTATGACGCAGATTATATTGTGCGTAATAAAGGACAGTGGATTGAGGTGGTGAGGTAA
- the rnpA gene encoding ribonuclease P protein component has product MKLTLGRNKKLKSKKATDLLFSDGKSIRKGPLRVVYFVEASGGDHQIGVSVGKRFFKSAVDRNRVKRLMRESYRLHQELLPISEDKHLKAMFIYQSGKMPDYNYIEQLTKKLLKELGKKIDNLV; this is encoded by the coding sequence ATGAAGCTCACTCTAGGAAGAAATAAAAAATTAAAAAGCAAAAAAGCTACCGATCTACTTTTCTCTGATGGAAAATCCATAAGAAAAGGACCTTTGCGCGTGGTTTATTTTGTAGAAGCATCTGGTGGCGACCATCAAATAGGAGTAAGCGTAGGAAAACGATTTTTTAAAAGTGCCGTAGATCGCAATAGAGTAAAAAGATTGATGCGTGAATCTTATAGACTGCATCAAGAACTACTTCCTATTTCTGAGGACAAGCATCTCAAAGCCATGTTCATTTATCAATCAGGGAAAATGCCAGACTATAACTACATCGAGCAGCTTACTAAGAAGTTATTGAAGGAGTTAGGTAAGAAGATAGATAATCTGGTTTAG
- a CDS encoding type II toxin-antitoxin system RelE/ParE family toxin, translating into MAQRNVIWTKTADLQFVGVLEYWVNRNKSNTYSLKLLELVKDRTSQIALTPYIYKSTDFKDYRVSILGNYSIYYKITDSQITITAFWDNRQDPKKLLQILKRNNL; encoded by the coding sequence ATGGCTCAACGCAATGTAATCTGGACTAAAACAGCAGACCTGCAGTTTGTTGGAGTTCTTGAATATTGGGTGAATAGGAATAAATCTAATACTTATTCATTGAAGTTGTTGGAGCTAGTCAAGGATAGAACATCTCAAATTGCATTAACACCTTACATTTATAAATCGACTGATTTTAAAGATTATAGAGTTTCTATTTTAGGAAATTATAGCATTTATTATAAAATAACAGATTCTCAAATTACAATCACTGCTTTTTGGGATAATAGACAAGATCCTAAAAAACTTCTTCAAATACTTAAAAGAAATAATTTATAA